In a single window of the Mugil cephalus isolate CIBA_MC_2020 chromosome 6, CIBA_Mcephalus_1.1, whole genome shotgun sequence genome:
- the btf3l4 gene encoding transcription factor BTF3 homolog 4, with amino-acid sequence MNQEKLAKLQAQVRIGGKGSARRKKKVVHRTATADDKKLQSSLKKLAVNNIAGIEEVNMIKDDGTVIHFNNPKVQASLSANTFAITGHAETKQLTEMLPGILSQLGADSLSSLRKLAEQFPRQALDSKAPKAEDIEEEDDDVPDLVENFDEASKNEAN; translated from the exons ATGAATCAAGAAAAATTGGCCAAACTTCAAGCCCAGGTGCGGATAGGAGGAAAG gGCTCTGCtcgcaggaagaagaaggtggtgCACAGAACGGCTACAGCCGATGACAAAAAGCTCCAGAGTTCGTTAAAGAAGTTGGCTGTCAACAATATTGCTGGAATTGAGGAG GTGAACATGATCAAGGATGACGGGACTGTGATCCACTTTAACAACCCCAAAGTTCAGGCCTCTCTGTCGGCCAACACCTTCGCCATCACGGGCCACGCTGAGACCAAGCAGCTGACAGAGATGCTTCCCGGCATCCTCAGTCAGCTGGGAGCCGACAGCCTCAGCAGCCTGCGCAAACTGGCAGAACAGTTCCCTCGGCAAG CTCTTGACAGCAAGGCTCCAAAGGCAGAGGACAttgaggaagaggatgatgatgttCCAG